The following coding sequences are from one Gemella haemolysans ATCC 10379 window:
- the dapD gene encoding 2,3,4,5-tetrahydropyridine-2,6-dicarboxylate N-acetyltransferase translates to MKSTEEIIKFIATSKKKTPVKVYVNFNAEVEFPETLEVYGEGNSRVIFADFADWVEFYEANKSAVVNHRVENDRRNSGVPMIDLTQFNARIEPGCSIREHVSIGDNAVIMMGAVINIGAKIGKNTMIDMNAILGGRAEVGENSHVGAGSVLSGVIEPANATPVRVGNNVLIGANAVVLEGVQIGDNAVVAAGSVVTKDVASGDVVAGVPARVIKTRSEVAEEKVDIIAELRNL, encoded by the coding sequence ATGAAATCAACAGAAGAGATTATTAAATTTATAGCAACATCTAAAAAGAAAACACCGGTAAAAGTTTACGTTAATTTTAACGCTGAAGTAGAATTTCCAGAAACATTAGAAGTTTATGGTGAAGGGAATTCAAGAGTAATTTTTGCGGATTTCGCTGATTGGGTGGAATTTTACGAAGCTAACAAATCTGCGGTAGTAAATCATCGTGTGGAAAACGATCGACGTAATAGTGGTGTACCGATGATCGATTTAACTCAGTTCAACGCTCGTATCGAACCAGGTTGTTCAATTCGTGAACATGTTAGTATCGGAGATAATGCGGTTATCATGATGGGTGCTGTTATTAACATCGGGGCAAAAATTGGGAAAAACACTATGATTGATATGAATGCTATTTTAGGTGGACGTGCTGAAGTTGGGGAAAATTCTCATGTTGGTGCTGGATCTGTATTATCAGGTGTTATTGAACCAGCTAATGCAACGCCAGTACGTGTAGGGAACAATGTTCTTATCGGTGCTAATGCGGTAGTATTAGAAGGTGTACAAATTGGAGATAATGCCGTTGTTGCAGCTGGAAGTGTAGTAACAAAAGATGTAGCTAGTGGTGATGTTGTAGCGGGAGTACCTGCAAGAGTAATTAAAACACGTAGTGAAGTTGCAGAAGAAAAAGTAGACATTATTGCAGAATTAAGAAACTTATAA
- the dapB gene encoding 4-hydroxy-tetrahydrodipicolinate reductase, whose product MRVLLSGYNGTMGQVLKNYIQDNTALEIVAGVGRELLEEKFPTYTSYEGLEKIADVIIDFSHHAGTASLVEYAKRTVTKVVIATTGHTTEELELIDELATQVGVVYAGNYSLGVNVLVELVKKASELLLGYDIEVIEKHHNKKVDAPSGTAKMLVDAVKDVEDYNRVYGRHGDMKRQEKEIGIHAVRGGTIVGEHEVIFAGEDEVIEIKHTALSKKMFAKGSVTAAQWLNTVGEPRLYSMKDVLGIK is encoded by the coding sequence ATGAGAGTTTTATTAAGTGGTTACAATGGAACTATGGGACAAGTTCTAAAAAACTATATTCAAGATAACACTGCCTTAGAAATTGTTGCAGGTGTAGGTCGTGAGTTGTTAGAAGAGAAATTCCCAACTTATACTTCATATGAAGGATTAGAAAAGATTGCTGATGTGATTATTGATTTTTCTCATCATGCTGGGACTGCCTCTTTAGTGGAGTATGCTAAACGTACAGTAACAAAAGTCGTAATTGCGACAACTGGTCATACTACAGAAGAATTAGAATTAATCGATGAATTAGCAACTCAAGTAGGGGTAGTTTACGCTGGAAATTATAGCTTAGGAGTAAATGTCTTAGTAGAATTAGTAAAAAAAGCTAGTGAACTTTTACTAGGATATGATATCGAAGTTATAGAAAAACACCATAATAAAAAAGTAGACGCACCTAGTGGAACTGCTAAAATGTTAGTGGATGCGGTTAAAGACGTAGAAGATTATAATAGAGTCTATGGTCGTCATGGAGATATGAAACGCCAAGAAAAAGAGATTGGAATTCATGCAGTTCGTGGTGGAACTATAGTAGGTGAGCATGAAGTGATTTTTGCTGGTGAGGATGAGGTAATTGAAATTAAACATACAGCATTAAGTAAAAAAATGTTCGCAAAAGGATCTGTTACAGCAGCACAGTGGCTTAATACTGTAGGAGAACCTAGATTATATTCTATGAAAGATGTACTAGGTATAAAATAA
- the dapA gene encoding 4-hydroxy-tetrahydrodipicolinate synthase: MTIYTGSGVAIVTPFFEDGSVDYETFGELIEFQIAEGTDAIIVAGTTGESSTMPDDEQVAVIKFAIDRVAGRVPVIAGSGVNDTAHSIRLSQEIEKLGPDALLVVTPYYIKTSQQGLIEHFEAIANSVDLPIVLYNVPGRTGQVMAPETILHLSQHKNIVAYKDAVGDIAHTLAVRNLVGDKIDIYSGNDDINVPIILAGGKGTISVLANVYPKATHLMCKYALERQVDKAFALQLKYLDFIHMLFAEPNPMPVKKCVELIGKSACHYRLPMTHVAPTLATRLEQEIARLNSLQGE, from the coding sequence ATGACAATTTATACAGGAAGCGGAGTAGCAATAGTAACACCATTTTTCGAGGATGGAAGTGTAGATTATGAGACATTTGGAGAGTTAATCGAATTCCAAATTGCTGAGGGAACTGATGCGATTATCGTAGCGGGAACTACTGGTGAGAGTTCAACTATGCCTGACGATGAGCAAGTAGCGGTTATTAAATTCGCTATTGATAGAGTAGCAGGTCGTGTACCGGTTATCGCGGGTAGTGGGGTTAACGATACGGCCCACTCAATTAGATTAAGCCAAGAGATTGAAAAATTAGGACCAGATGCATTATTAGTAGTAACTCCATACTACATCAAAACTAGCCAACAAGGTTTAATTGAACACTTCGAAGCGATTGCTAATAGTGTTGATTTACCAATCGTACTTTATAATGTACCGGGAAGAACTGGTCAAGTTATGGCGCCTGAGACTATTTTACACTTATCTCAACACAAAAATATCGTGGCATATAAAGATGCTGTAGGGGACATTGCTCATACTTTAGCAGTTAGAAACTTAGTAGGTGATAAAATTGATATTTACTCAGGAAATGATGATATTAATGTACCGATTATTTTAGCGGGTGGTAAAGGAACAATTTCTGTTTTAGCTAACGTTTATCCAAAAGCTACGCACTTAATGTGTAAATATGCTTTAGAAAGACAAGTGGATAAAGCTTTCGCTCTTCAACTTAAATATTTAGACTTCATCCACATGTTATTCGCTGAGCCAAACCCAATGCCAGTTAAAAAATGTGTAGAATTAATTGGAAAATCAGCTTGTCACTATCGTCTACCTATGACACACGTTGCACCAACATTAGCGACAAGATTAGAGCAAGAGATTGCAAGACTTAATTCATTACAAGGAGAGTAA
- a CDS encoding thioredoxin family protein: MIDFTKNDDLNKIISDNDIAIIQYGTATCMPCHSIKNRITAWQEDHKDIPAYYVSLEENMEIAAQRGILSAPTVEVYIEGRLSIQKSGYFSLDEILEKVSTVSEQMK; the protein is encoded by the coding sequence ATGATTGATTTTACAAAAAACGACGACTTAAATAAAATTATCAGTGACAATGACATAGCGATTATTCAATACGGAACTGCCACATGCATGCCGTGCCACTCAATAAAAAACAGAATTACTGCGTGGCAAGAAGATCACAAAGATATTCCAGCATACTACGTTTCATTAGAAGAAAATATGGAAATTGCTGCTCAACGAGGCATTCTTTCAGCACCAACTGTAGAAGTATATATCGAAGGAAGACTATCTATTCAAAAAAGCGGATACTTCAGTCTAGATGAAATTCTAGAAAAAGTAAGTACTGTAAGTGAACAAATGAAATAA
- the lysA gene encoding diaminopimelate decarboxylase — MRLFDGMTVENGELNISGVGVSELKAQYGTPLYVYDENMLVNQCRTFINNFKSSRFSTEVLFASKAFSCLEVLRIANREGLGVDVVSLGEIHTAYKAGYDMRRAYFHGNNKTREELQYALEVGVGTIVIDNNYEYEMINKIVRESGNTVDVLLRINTGIDAHTHEYIKTAKDDSKFGYSVYDETIYDLIADINNQSNLNFVGFHSHIGSQIFEKTSFFEAVKVVMEFTRRVQERLGLTISVLNLGGGFGVYYTEEDRPFELAEFLREYIEVVERESDNFGLDLTKVVIEPGRSLTCNAGSTLYSVGGVKKTFAGREYVFVDGGMADNPRYALYKAKYEAMLANKMNEEADATYTVAGKCCESGDMLVMDAKLPRAEQGDLLLVSSTGAYNYSMSSNYNRLPKLPVVFVKDGTSRLVVKGETLEDLIRQDI; from the coding sequence ATGAGATTATTTGATGGTATGACGGTGGAAAATGGTGAACTGAATATTTCGGGAGTTGGAGTAAGTGAGTTAAAAGCTCAATATGGAACACCACTTTATGTTTATGATGAGAATATGTTAGTGAATCAATGTAGAACTTTTATTAATAACTTCAAAAGTTCAAGGTTTAGTACAGAAGTTCTTTTTGCATCGAAAGCTTTTAGCTGTTTAGAGGTATTAAGAATTGCGAATAGAGAAGGCTTAGGTGTAGATGTGGTTTCACTCGGTGAGATTCATACAGCATATAAAGCTGGTTATGATATGAGACGAGCTTATTTCCATGGAAATAATAAAACTCGTGAGGAACTACAATATGCATTAGAAGTTGGAGTAGGAACTATTGTTATAGATAACAACTATGAATATGAAATGATTAATAAAATCGTAAGAGAGAGTGGAAATACTGTAGATGTACTGTTAAGAATTAATACTGGTATTGATGCTCATACTCATGAATATATCAAAACAGCAAAAGATGATTCAAAATTTGGTTACTCAGTATACGATGAAACAATTTATGATTTAATCGCAGATATTAATAATCAAAGCAATCTTAACTTCGTAGGATTCCACTCACACATCGGATCACAAATTTTTGAAAAAACTTCATTTTTCGAAGCTGTAAAAGTGGTAATGGAATTTACGAGAAGAGTTCAAGAAAGATTAGGTTTAACTATAAGTGTTCTTAACCTAGGTGGAGGTTTCGGAGTTTATTATACTGAAGAAGATAGACCTTTTGAACTTGCTGAGTTTCTAAGAGAGTATATCGAAGTGGTTGAACGTGAAAGTGATAATTTTGGCTTAGATCTAACTAAGGTAGTTATTGAACCTGGTAGAAGTTTAACATGTAACGCAGGTAGCACATTATACAGTGTTGGTGGAGTTAAGAAAACTTTTGCTGGTCGTGAATACGTGTTCGTTGATGGAGGTATGGCAGATAATCCTCGTTATGCATTATATAAAGCAAAATACGAGGCGATGTTAGCTAACAAGATGAATGAAGAAGCAGATGCAACTTATACAGTTGCTGGTAAATGCTGTGAGTCTGGAGACATGTTAGTAATGGATGCAAAATTACCTAGAGCTGAGCAAGGTGACTTACTATTAGTATCATCGACTGGAGCATATAACTATAGTATGAGTAGTAACTACAATAGATTACCGAAGTTACCAGTAGTATTTGTAAAAGATGGAACTAGTCGCCTAGTAGTAAAAGGTGAGACTTTAGAAGATTTAATTAGACAAGATATTTAA
- a CDS encoding M20 metallopeptidase family protein, whose amino-acid sequence MKVITEENLTSWRRHLHQNPELSLEEHKTKEFIASILKEYGIEYQETLETGLVVIFKASVETKDTILFRADIDALPITEENDVDFKSKNDGVMHACGHDGHTTMLLGSVIEAADYYKNNDTKVNSIFVFQPAEETFGGGNLLINDFDFSHYNILASYALHMNPDYPEGHIVSKPKEIMASANEYRIYIKGRAAHVGLKNTGIDALNVATMFFQEMLKLNALHTKARNTNIIHIGKMYGGDAMNVVAENAYLEGTIRTYSMEDLETIKAAIENTRVGLEHLTGASIRVDFAEGYPAVINDEVPYQVIREVIEKENIDYIELEEAYLYGEDFSFFSRLSPINYSFLGLRNEEKNYVSGLHTPTFNFDEKILKVGVQYYLGILKYYNE is encoded by the coding sequence ATGAAAGTAATTACTGAAGAGAATTTAACATCATGGCGTAGACATCTGCACCAAAATCCAGAGTTATCATTGGAAGAGCATAAAACTAAAGAATTTATCGCTAGTATCTTAAAAGAATATGGTATAGAATATCAAGAAACTCTTGAGACAGGATTAGTAGTGATTTTTAAAGCAAGTGTGGAGACTAAAGATACGATATTATTTAGAGCTGATATTGATGCATTGCCAATTACAGAGGAAAATGATGTTGATTTTAAATCGAAAAATGATGGTGTAATGCATGCATGTGGTCATGATGGACACACGACTATGCTTTTAGGAAGTGTTATAGAAGCGGCTGATTATTATAAAAATAATGATACGAAGGTAAATAGTATTTTTGTATTCCAACCTGCTGAAGAAACTTTCGGTGGTGGAAATTTATTAATCAATGATTTTGATTTTTCACATTATAATATTTTAGCAAGTTATGCCCTGCATATGAATCCAGATTATCCTGAAGGTCATATTGTCTCTAAACCAAAAGAAATTATGGCCAGTGCTAATGAATATAGAATTTATATTAAAGGACGTGCGGCGCATGTTGGTTTGAAAAATACTGGAATTGATGCTCTTAATGTAGCTACAATGTTCTTCCAAGAGATGTTAAAGCTTAATGCATTGCATACTAAAGCACGTAATACTAACATTATTCATATCGGTAAAATGTACGGTGGAGATGCGATGAATGTCGTTGCTGAGAATGCATATCTGGAAGGAACGATTAGAACATACAGTATGGAAGATTTAGAGACAATTAAAGCTGCGATTGAAAATACGCGTGTAGGACTTGAGCATCTTACTGGTGCAAGTATTCGCGTTGATTTTGCTGAAGGGTATCCTGCGGTAATTAATGATGAAGTTCCTTATCAAGTAATTAGAGAAGTCATAGAAAAAGAAAATATCGACTATATTGAGTTAGAGGAAGCTTATCTGTATGGGGAAGATTTCTCATTCTTCAGTAGACTTTCTCCTATAAACTATAGCTTTTTAGGTTTAAGAAACGAAGAGAAAAACTATGTTTCAGGGTTACATACACCAACTTTCAACTTCGATGAAAAAATATTAAAAGTAGGGGTTCAATATTACCTTGGAATATTGAAATATTATAACGAGTAA